GGGCCACAAATTCAGTTCTGAGCTTCTTAGTGGCCAAAGCAAAGGGGGAAACAAAGATTCTCAGtgtccataaaataaaaacaaaccagtTGCTCAGGAGAAGTACAGCTTTTTCTGGTACTGAGACCTGAGAGAAATTTCTCCCATGGGTCCTCATAAAATGGACACTGTGTGATGCTGTGAACAACGTCCTCAAAAACATATTCTCCTCAATGGGCAGAAACTACAACGTACAAATAAGTTGCAAATTCAGGTtgacagaaaatcttaaaattcacaatttaaaaaattttcacaaACATTTACTCCAAAATAATTGCATGAGAACTGTCACTGATTGTTATTTTTTCACAAGTCATGATTGGATCTGTTTAAATTGCCAAACTAAAGAACTTTCCTAAAATGTGCTTTTTGAATTCTAACCTAGGATTATGGTAAACATTTTTAGTGATTGCTAACTCTAAGACAATTTGTTGACATTGTGATATAAGtacataatatttttgtttgcaaCAAAGATGCTAATTATTTGAAGAATAACTTCCTATAAAATTTCAAAGGtgactcaaaaatataaaaatcataataatctAGAACAACCATAAAACAATTGTTGCTTTTGAAGCCTAACATATTTAGATCATTTGTAACACCAAACAATAAAAGAGGATCCACAATAGGTGACAATCTGACCAGTAGAAGAGCCTGGTAAAGCTGAACACGTCACAAGAGTAAATAATAGAAACAAGCCACCTCAAGAATTAAAGATATTTCATGATAAGCATTATAATCTGAACTTACTAAAACTTCAGTGATCAGATTTACTAGCACTCTACAAGGTCAAAGAGTTTCTAAACCACAAATTTTAAGGTCTCATCAATAAACTGAAAACTTACGATCTTAACCATCTTATAATTATTCTACTCATATATTATgcctaatgtttattttatattctttgcttaaaaaatacaaagtgtaTTTCTCCTCTGGAGACAAAGAGTGAAGAGAAAGCATCAAGAAATTTTCTTACTGAAGTTCTACCTAAGGAGAAGTATCCTTAGGACCAAATAAGTATAACTTCTATTACCTAACccatagaaaaataagcaaaaatcactgatagaaaaaaaatgaattaagttgGGAAGTCAAAGATACTCATCTGTTCACTATTACACTGAGAGATTAAAAGgcagattaaaaccacaaagataaGTTTCAGAGTTTCAGTAGTAAAAAATGGCATTTCAACAAAAGTTGTCACATCATTTGGACATAAGTTCtaagtttccttatttttttaagaaaatgcatttctctgatttattACGCATATAAATGAAGAGGATATCTGAAACAACACTACATTGTAAGACCCTACCCAAAGAGACTGTTCTTGGATTATGTAAACATGGTAATAGTAGCATTACCATTAGTAGCATTATTTCCAATGGTAAAATGGTAGCATTATTTCCAATTTAATTAATAAGATAACTGGGGAAAATAAGTATGAACATGGAGGAATCTCATCATTCTTCCTATGTCCCAATTCTATGTATTTCAGCCAAATATACAGGTGCTCCTTTGAGTAGTCAAATGAGTaagaaagtaaaatgtttaagatcaccatctaaaaattatttcttctctttgagaATTGTACTAAATAACCTCCtggtcttttcctttttgattctGAAATTCTGATACTAACATTCAGAATTCCAAAAAAGGCTAAGAAGTAATGCAAAAGAAACCAAATTGACTTACACCTTCACAAAATTTGTTATGGTGaataaggaacaaaaataaagttcaaaataaagtttctgtTTGAACTGTCtgaaaagttagaaaaagaagagtatttaattttttaattcaaattcataagtttttaaatttttctctaaaaattttgttttggggtgcctgggtagctcagtcagttaagcaaccgactcttggtctccaactcaggtcttgatctcaggctcatgagttcaagacctgaaTTGGGTTTCATgcagcctacttgaaaaaaaaattgttttgaggTTGGATATTTCTTTAATAGCAAGACAGACAtttctttttactaatttattaataaagttatctttaaatgaaagatttcattcatgtttttcaagaattaaaaaatttacagAGATAAAtgctaaaagttaaaaaacatatACAGCCCAATCTCCTGAAATACAgaatcaaatgaaaatcacaaagtAAACATACAATCAACCTAGAGTCAGAGACAAAGGCTTAATAGTTATACTAACTCATACCAAATCATGTTTTTCCTGTAAGGCAATTTCTTCTGACATTATTTCTCTGAGTGAGACTTTTTTAGTTTGAGCGTTCCAATGATCCAATAAGGGTAGCATTTCAGGTGCTGCTAAAGTCTTCAGTaattttttgcctgttttctgaGATGATTTTTGTTCTGGATTATCAAGACCAATATGCCCAACCAGGGAAGGATCTACAAAAGCAGCACAAATAGTATCAGGCCCTCAACataaacatacaaattttaaacattACTCATTCTGTTACAACTATGTCAGAAAGACCaaagaaacatgatttttttatttcttgcttataaCTCTGATGTTTCAAGAGATGTCTTCACATAATTATAAGCAAGAAATATGTATAAAAGTAGGAATATTACAATGAGCAGGATATCATTGTAAATCAACTCCATGCTTCCCACTCTTTTTTAAACCACATTGATTGACACAGAAAGAACAACACACGCATACACTGGTAAACAAAGGGAACTGCAGCCAGGTGGAAGCAACCAGCTAGAGCAGTTCTGCTCAGCCTTGCTCAGCCACTGCAAGGACTGAAAGGATCAATATTTTGGCAAACCCATAACCCATTAGAGGCACACAACAAATACTGAACAAATGATATTCAACATAAGGAAAAAACTGGACATTCTAAGAAATTCATAAACGCAAGATTTAATGTATAGTATTTCAGCATCTCTAAGGGCTATCGCACATTCTGATATATTCCTTTGCTTTCCCAGAGAGTGAAGAAACAGCAGATACTGCCATCCACATAACACTGATACCCTTTCAGCACCTCTAGCTCTCAAATTGCTTTAGCTCTTAAAGCTGCAACTTAAGTATACCCCAAGAATCTTCAACCTGGAGTCCTGGTGTGGAGTGGATAAGAGTCACGTGAAGGAAACATGCACAAAAGGAGGCCCCTGTTAACAGCTCTGCCACCCTGCACTAATCACTGAGGACGATGCTATCTAAGATGTCTTGGAATCAAATATTTCAATTTGACTGATGTTCCAAAAGCAAACTGACTTTTGTGCTCTAATAAAATTAACAccaataaaatttttgaataacCAAGTAACAGCTGAATGATGCTCTCAAACAATCAAATGAACATTTTACTGTTCTCAAACCAGAacaagttttctttccttcaaagcaaaatcttaaaaaggaaacacCTTGATTATATGTATTAGAGTACACCTAGGGTCTTCCACTGCACTCATAAAAGTTAATCATAGGTGCTTTTCAGTTCTTCTAATCTTATGTCAATatcaaatgttaaatattttaaaagaacttttatttGCAAATCAGAATTCCTGGGTAACATACTTAGTGGAAGTACATTTAATAATGAGTTAAAATTCATACACATACACCAAATTTAAACATCATGACAAGaacatcagaaataaaaaatatatgctttacCTTGCATAAACTTGCCACAGGATACCTCTTCTTGTCTTTGTCGCTCCTAAACACAAATATAGGACAGGGGATTGGCAAAGGAGGGTATATTAAAAAACAAGGTTATACTATTTTTCTCTAGAAATCAGTTTTCGTTGTAAAACTATCAATCATTCTTGCTAAATctaagtaaaacaataaaatcagatGAGTAGGAAATATGACTacatcaatatattttttctacttataGAGCTCTTAGGCtgtaattttagaatgtttttgaaatttaatcAATCAGCACTGCAAGTCTTTAGAGAATAAAAAACTacttatgatttttctcttaaaaaaaggcCATCAATATATGGAGCTCCATCATTAGTTATAGAATTTGGCCAGtttggaaataatctaaaatactggaaagagaaaaaaatatagtatcAGTAACCTGCTTACTAGTAAAAGTTCATTCTCAAAGTCAAAATTCAATACACTTCTTTCATACAACAGATTTTATTAAGAGCAAAGGTGAACACAAAAGgagctcttcaaaaaaaaaaaaaaaaagcctaccaaCCATtatagattctttccatttctcatgAATCACTTTAGCCAGATTCAGATCTATATGAACCACACAATCCTCAACTGTTAGAGACCCTtgtgagggaaaaagaaaaaagaaaatataatcattaCTCATTATACATTTTCAGAAAACATACTGAACCAACTTATAACCATTTGTATTATTAATTACTATGTTTCTAGTTCTAAATATCTTggaatatttttgtttatgtagTATGTCACTTTTTTCACACTTCTTGGCATGTGTAATTATATacagttcttcatatatttaaggTATTTATGCCCATTAGTctaaatgtatatattcatttccATTAGTCAAGACTTTTTAAGTGTGTtctaagaaattaaattaatCTTGCCTTAAGTATATCTGGAGGAGCACCACAGATTCAAAAAGGTTCATCTGTGCAAATAAGTATGAGGTAAATACCACAGGAAACTTTCAACATATGCATGGGATGAACACAAACtccatataaatattatttctttaaattacattttaaaaaatcctctacAAAAAAATGTGTCAAAAATAAGGTAGGCAACAcaaattccttttcatttaacatatgacattattttaaaattatgacagAACCCTAAATCTGTAGCCTATTCACACAAAGACACATATATATAGGtaatctgttttttctttacCTGAATCAATACCAACAGGGCCAAATAATTCATTGAGCTGAAAAGCCAGCTCAGGGGGTAATGCCAATTCCAGACAGTCTATGGTCAGTGATTTGGCCATCACTGGCATGGGATTCAACGTCTCAGTTTTATCTTCTTCACTAACTTCAGCTGAGAAAGTACTCTCAGCCATTagaattttttccatttcctgttcATCTTCATTCATAAATTCTTCAGTGTTTGGAAATCTCATATAATCCTTTggaagattttcatttttctttatttcaagagAGTCAGTAAAGTCAAGTTCTTCATTTAATTCAAGATTTGAAGTGCTTGATACAGAGTttaaaatatcagacaaattcaAAGAAGAATGTATACTGTCTCCAATCTCCGTGGCTTCTAGATTCTTCTCCATTTCACTCATATCTTTAGCAAGAGTTGGTTTTAGAGTACCTGGGAAAGACTGCTTAATGTTATATAGACCTGGAAGTTCTACCTGACTACTGGGAAGTACTTCATTATTATTCTTTAGATCTAGAGTGGCATTAGGAAATAAACCTGTTATTAACACAGGTTTTTCAGTAGTTATAGCTCTTATTTCTGCCTGCTCTGAGTTTCCCTCTTCTGAATCACAGGTAGATTGTACATCAGGGTTATTAATAGCAGTGCCATGGCTAAATTCTGGCACAGAACTAGAATCTTCCAAAGTTCCTCTTTGACTAATAATTTCCTTCAAATTTAATCCCAGAGAAAATGGCCCAATTTGTGCTTCATCGTACGATTTTTGGATATTCTCAAATTCAGTATCCTCACATAATTTTGTTTCAGAATCCAACAAGAGACTTGTGGCCCAAATAATATCTTTGTTACACCTCTCATATAAGTCCTTTAGGGCTTCTAATGAAAAGGACCCAAAGAGTTTACAAAGAATATTAAGATTTTCAGATTCATCAGCACTGGTAAGCTCACTTTCTTCAACATACGTGCTCTTATCATACATTACCCTATATGGAATTGTTTCTTGAACATCTAACTTTGTGTTAATATTGAAAGCTTTTGGTTTAAATCCATCTAATTGTCCTGTTAACACTCTCACAGAATCTGaaacattaattttattcttttctattttccataaGAGAGCAAAATCCTGTGGTTCAGTCTGGGTACACATGCCTTCTTCTATTCCAGGGACTGTATTAGGTTTTCCTTCTGGAAATTCAACGGAAGTTTGTGGTCCTACTACTCCAGGAAAAGTTGGCCCACTGTTGGTACTAGTGAGAGACGATGTGTGCTGTCTATGAATCTTTTTACTTGGACAAGTCTTATTCTCACAGGTCACTTTATTGGGTAGTGTTTCAGAACTCCCTAGAGTGGAGCTACCCAGGGTTTTTAATTCTTCAGGGCTTGTGCCCCAACAACAGGTCTCATGTGCTATGTAGAAGGCTATTTCATTCATACTGTCATTAGTTCCAAATTCTAGGTTGGGTTCCTTTAAACCATCCTTTGGCATTCTTGACCTGTGCTCTCTCTGAGCTAAGGAATCAGATGAAGGCCAGTCACCCACAATGTTAAATGACTGTTTTTCAGTATCTTTATACGTATCATATTGACAGGAATTGAAAGATTCTGAAGCATCATCATACTGTGACTTCTTGTCATCCTCTATACTTTCATTTGGAGATTCTCGTTGCTGGATATGATCTATATTTGCAGATAGAGTATTATCTAATACTTTGCGTGACTGAGGGCGATTATATTTTTTGTCACTTTGTATAGATGAAGCTTTTTCAGTTTTTCGGTTCCTTTTGGCCCTCTGACCAATAGTCTTATCAACTGGCCAGTCACCGACAAAATTTGATAGCTCATGTCTTGGGAACTTTTCCAAAGTTgacttgcttttttgttttccaaaggcTTTTTTCTTTACTGTGGCTCTTTCTTCTAATGTTTCACCAGGTgaagatttttcattttgaaatggcACAGTATCTGAAAGATCATAGTCTTCTTGATTATTTTCACCACAGCAAGTACTCGGTGACATTCTCTCTACAAAACTATCTGCATCAGTTTTACTATACTCTTTTTCAGAAGCCAGTTCTACTTGCTCTTCTCTTTTACTTTCTGTGGCTTGTACTTTGCTTTCAGAATCAGAAAAATACACGTCTGAAACTTCCTGAATAAAAGCACTCTGATTCTGAGAATTCGTAACACTTATTTCTGTTCTTCCTTTGTTTAAATCTCCATTAGAGAGATATGTAACATTCTCAGGTAATATAGTTTCTTTGGCCACTTCAAGTTTCTTCTCTTCAGTTAACTCTAGATGCTTCAAAGAtgaggataaaatattttcttctttttcagaggTAACATCTTCATTGTCTCTTGggctgtaagattttttttaaagtattataagGAAGTCTCTTAATGTGGTCATTAACATTATGATTTAAAGAAGCATTCAACTGAAAGACAAGGCACTTAACATTCATTCTAAAACTTCTATAAATAAACTACATTAAATTACAAAAGCTCATCTGATCTTTACCTAGTACATTAGAACACTTTATTGTAACCCCAACACCTAACACAATGCTTGGCATGTAGGAAGCAaacttttttcaaattaaataataagCATGAGATTTTCAGTTAAGGTGTTCATGTGCATTAAATATTAAAGTTAAGAATCTAAATTTGTTCCTAGAGGGGACACCAGCTCCATGGTTTCTTTCaaaagtatttaatatatatgccTTTATAACACTTGTCATTTGCTACAGAGGAAAATGCTTAAGCTTCATTTACAAAGTGACAAAGAGTCAACATGATGTGCAcaactaaaagaaatgaaacaaagggAGGAGAGCTGTCATTTGAAATGTCaactgttaaattttttaaaaccatcctCAATGTTAACCTCAGACTTAAAGCACTTTTGCCTAATCATTACACTTTTAATTTCAGTGCTTTTTCCTTAAGTCAACTGATCaactcctcttcctttctctctttttagagggggagggaggaatgaagggaaagggagagagaattctcaagcagtcAGCTAAGCtcagaggcagggctcaatctcacaaccctgggatcaggacctgagtagaaatcaagagtcagacacttaaccaactgagcctctttcttctttctttccttccttcctttctttctttctttctttctttctttctttctttctttctttctttcttctttctttctttcttttctttcttttctttctttctttctttctctttctttctttcttttctttctttctttctctctctctctctctttctttctttctttatttcttccaggAGTTCTCGAAGTCCCAACTCTCCCATGAAGCCTTCCTCAATGAAATCACATCTAACACTGAGTTTTCTATATGCCAGATGCTATTCTGTGTCGTTAGAGTATTAATTCATGATCCTTATGGGATTCTTAAGAGCAAAGTGTTATtgccattttagaaatgaagagctGAGTATAGAGACACTCTCTAATTTGTCAAAGATTACAAAGCCAGAAACTCATAGCTCAGGAGCACATGCTCTATCTAAACCACTTTGCAACACTGCTCTTCAATAAAAGAGCATTTATGAATTTTCTCTTCCCAACTCCTTTTTAACAGAGCCTCAACCACCATTCCTTATCAACAAAAAGTGTGGGCAATTTAGACTTCTACCTTATATTTAAGGCTATTCCTTAACTCACCTATCTATTCAATTGTTCATATATCCTAAATGTTTAATAGAATCAGTACTATGCTGGACTGCAAACTTTCAAAAGGCTATGACTTGTATTACTTAGTCAGGGTATaccataaataattaatttttataatactaATTTGAAAGAGTATTTTTACAAATACCTATAGAAATTAAGAAGTGATgtaactatatataaaataacaatagGCAATAACAGATAAATACTGGAATAGCAGGCAGTTACATAAAGAAGGCAGGAGTATTCACAGTATAAACATGGACTCACAAAACCCTGAGGACAATGTAAAAACTCCCATGTCATTGCATATATACCTTCAGTTCTCTTGCTAACCATATACACCTTGCTGTAGGTAAAACTATATCTAAGCTCTATAAATAATATacatctacttttatttttaaagttatttggcAGTGATTTCACAAGCTCcaaaattattccttttaattcttttaaattatatttcaaactGAATTTTTGTACACAGGAACTTTAACCTACCTAGTATTTCTGTCCTCACAAGAATATGCACACAACGCAACACGTTCAATTTTCTCTGGAACTGAAGAACTCATAATTATTGGCACTGAAACAAAACGCTGATAATGTTCCAACattcttgttattttttctttgcttaccCCATGAATATTACGCCTAAAAGTTTcgggggagaaaaaaatagaagaaatatcgGTAATTAAGTTTTTCTTAGGACTGGAAcatgaaatgtcaaaaaaaatgatatttctaaTACGTAAAAATATCTAAGCTGGTTTATTACAACACAATATATACTGTTGATGCTAATTTCATCTTATTCAAGAGGTCTTAAATTACCATTTCTTTAATAATTCCACACAATCTTTTCCAATCATTTATCAACTTGGAAAAAACCAGCAGATccaaataactttaaaagaagTTATTCCCAAACTCTGCAAAAAACATTTCATAAGAATATGACCATCACTTTAAGACTAATTATTAACAAGTAAAAAAAATCCCGCTACAGTCTTCTACTTATGCCACTATGGCAGACTAGAGTTCCAAAGGGCCCTCCTGTTAAAATAAAACTGGATTCCAAGTCAATTATAGCAAACTTATGTTTTAATACAGTTTAAgttcaagcaaaggaaaaaaattgctgGTATTTGAAGTCTCTGGATGTCTTAATATGAAATTTATTACATTTGTGCTCTCACTCATGGTAGCttctttgtgggttttgtttatGAACTCATATTTAGTTGAACCTAATATATAAGAATCCTTAGGCCTTAAACTGGGGGTGCTTTCCTTCATACCTCATGTGGATTTGCATCTGCCAGGAGGCCAGATGGTATGCTTCAGTCCCTCAAGGATCTTGTCTTAATGAAAACATCTCAGTTGCAACATTCCTTCCTTGGGTTGGATCCAAGGCTTAATATCTGGATCCCAGGGCTAATATTAGTATTTGCCACCTGGGCAAATCTGGCTTTCATATTTACCTACCTCAATCTTGTCTGGTTTCAGAtcacagagaagcaaagagatagaaaatatgaaagagaagttaagagacatagacatagaggACAGAGCAAAAAGGTAGTATACATCTAATCCAAGTCCCAGAAAGACAGTTCATGAGACAGaagcaatttaaagaaaaatggctGAGATTTTCCAGAATTGATCGAAGATATCAATCCCCTGATCTCAGAAGCCCAACAAATTCCAAACAAGATACATAACAAGAAATCCACTAGAAACATGGTACTGAAATAGTAGTCATACACGAAAGATGAAGAGAGGATATTGAAAGCTGCcagaaattaaagggaaaaaatacctAGTTATCTACAAAGAAATGAAGTATTAGAATTACAGCTGACTTAACAATAATGGAAGTCAAAAGAGAATTAAATGTTATCTTCAATAACAGAAACTGTCAATCTAGAATATATACACCCAGTGAAAATATCTTACAAGAAGGAAAgcaataaaagaattttaagatttaaaaaaaaaaaaaggagtttgaCATGAATCAGAACTACACtgtaaagaaaatcctaaaagataAATGTCAGACAGAAGGAAATTTCCAGATGAAATATCTATGATAAAAGAAAAGTTAAGCACAAAGCAATCTCTATATGAGTGAAAACACACACTATACATCCTGGACAATCATAATCATAGCATGTAAGTTGGAAAGGAGGTTAAGTATCAGAGTTAAAATGTTTGAAGGAAGGCTAAGAAAATGGTTTGACTTTAAAGTTTGCATGATCAAAGTTTTAATGTAATCactaaaaggataaaaatagcATATACCATttccaaattaaaagaaaaaaatgagaaagtctgcattcagtgaaaaaaatccaaaataaggcatgataaaaaggggaaaaatcaaaTATAGTTATCTGTGataggagaaaaataatcacaGGAAAGGTGAGATAAAGAGAAAGTAGAGCAAGACAGTAAGAAGCAAGACCAATTATATGAATAACCAAAAAAGAATTACGCTTAGGAATGAAAAGGCAAAGATGGACAGAGAGGATTTTTCAAAACCCAGTCATATTGGTTATAAGAGATACACctaaggcagcccgggtggctcagtggtttagcaccgcctgcagcccagggcgtgatcctggagacctgggatcgagtccctcatcagggtccctgtgtggagcctgcttctccctctgcctgtgtctctgcctctctctctctctctctctgtgtctctcatgaataaatagataaaatcattaaaaaataaaaaagagagatacgCCTAAATGTAAAGACACagaaaagtgaaaagtaaaagtatgaaaaaaagaagtaacactCAAATCCTAAAAGGAAACTGGTATAGTTCTATTAATATTAGACAAATTagatttcatattaaaaattaatattaaggaTAAAAGAAAGTCACTTGCCAAAGATAAAAGGTTCAATTAGACAGATGCAAAACCTTTAAGCTTATAAGCACATCAAAAAATATCCTCAGGATACATAAAGTGAAAATAGGCAGATTTATAAGAAACTGACATACTCAACATAATAGAAGGAGGTTTCAACACATGCCTCTCATACAGATTTCCTCATTCC
This sequence is a window from Canis aureus isolate CA01 chromosome 2, VMU_Caureus_v.1.0, whole genome shotgun sequence. Protein-coding genes within it:
- the N4BP2 gene encoding NEDD4-binding protein 2 isoform X3, giving the protein MDCLLELSATDAKVEESSSKSFVASENQVSAVGREIMEKYTPEEEREDSKMDSFLDMQLTEDLDSLIQNAFEKLNSSPDDQVYSFLPLQGVNSFSDPSAFINSDSSNMTPILSTQNMDLDSENLENSASALSSNTLISHSVSDESKNFIKDDVLALEDPLLSSSLNVANNTMVSSSNLSQRQKELLESECVETPFSQAPVDLDASEPQAPLSLTAQNLGLDLLGTSGDQKSASVPDAFVPSEEFSFKPHKHTELPSKGKDVNYCPVLTPLPLLLPPPPPPPMWNPMIPAFDLFQGNHGFVAPVVTTATHWRPVSYTFPPPVISHTSPTKVWRNKEGTSAYQVQETPVSQVVRKKTSSYVGLVLVLLRGLPGSGKSFLARTLQEDNPSGIILSTDDYFYINGQYQFDVKYLGEAHDWNQNRAKEAFEKKVSPIIIDNTNLQAWEMKPYVSLSQKHKYKVLFREPDTWWKFKPKELARRNIHGVSKEKITRMLEHYQRFVSVPIIMSSSVPEKIERVALCAYSCEDRNTSPRDNEDVTSEKEENILSSSLKHLELTEEKKLEVAKETILPENVTYLSNGDLNKGRTEISVTNSQNQSAFIQEVSDVYFSDSESKVQATESKREEQVELASEKEYSKTDADSFVERMSPSTCCGENNQEDYDLSDTVPFQNEKSSPGETLEERATVKKKAFGKQKSKSTLEKFPRHELSNFVGDWPVDKTIGQRAKRNRKTEKASSIQSDKKYNRPQSRKVLDNTLSANIDHIQQRESPNESIEDDKKSQYDDASESFNSCQYDTYKDTEKQSFNIVGDWPSSDSLAQREHRSRMPKDGLKEPNLEFGTNDSMNEIAFYIAHETCCWGTSPEELKTLGSSTLGSSETLPNKVTCENKTCPSKKIHRQHTSSLTSTNSGPTFPGVVGPQTSVEFPEGKPNTVPGIEEGMCTQTEPQDFALLWKIEKNKINVSDSVRVLTGQLDGFKPKAFNINTKLDVQETIPYRVMYDKSTYVEESELTSADESENLNILCKLFGSFSLEALKDLYERCNKDIIWATSLLLDSETKLCEDTEFENIQKSYDEAQIGPFSLGLNLKEIISQRGTLEDSSSVPEFSHGTAINNPDVQSTCDSEEGNSEQAEIRAITTEKPVLITGLFPNATLDLKNNNEVLPSSQVELPGLYNIKQSFPGTLKPTLAKDMSEMEKNLEATEIGDSIHSSLNLSDILNSVSSTSNLELNEELDFTDSLEIKKNENLPKDYMRFPNTEEFMNEDEQEMEKILMAESTFSAEVSEEDKTETLNPMPVMAKSLTIDCLELALPPELAFQLNELFGPVGIDSGSLTVEDCVVHIDLNLAKVIHEKWKESIMERQRQEEVSCGKFMQDPSLVGHIGLDNPEQKSSQKTGKKLLKTLAAPEMLPLLDHWNAQTKKVSLREIMSEEIALQEKHDLFLPIEENMFLRTLFTASHSVHFMRTHGRNFSQKREALMFEKDCATKLKEKQLFKIFPAINQNFLVDIFKDHNYSLEHTVQFLNCVLEGDPVKTVVAQEFVHPNENVTSHTTQKSKEKKAKKSKETEDIPSEPSFQDFEYPEYNDYRAEAFLHQQKRMECYSKAKEAYRMGKKHVATFYAQQGSLHEQKMKEANHLAAVEIFEKVNASLLPQNVLDLHGLHVDEAIEHLMTVLQQKTEEFKQNGGKSYLSVITGRGNHSQGGVARIKPAVIKYLTSHSFRFSEIKPGCLKVMLK
- the N4BP2 gene encoding NEDD4-binding protein 2 isoform X1, translating into MPRRKKNLGGNPFRKTASSQEVVSSVASREEPPTTLPSMCETKVDREELFTSISEMFSDLDPDVVYLMLSECDFKVENAMDCLLELSATDAKVEESSSKSFVASENQVSAVGREIMEKYTPEEEREDSKMDSFLDMQLTEDLDSLIQNAFEKLNSSPDDQVYSFLPLQGVNSFSDPSAFINSDSSNMTPILSTQNMDLDSENLENSASALSSNTLISHSVSDESKNFIKDDVLALEDPLLSSSLNVANNTMVSSSNLSQRQKELLESECVETPFSQAPVDLDASEPQAPLSLTAQNLGLDLLGTSGDQKSASVPDAFVPSEEFSFKPHKHTELPSKGKDVNYCPVLTPLPLLLPPPPPPPMWNPMIPAFDLFQGNHGFVAPVVTTATHWRPVSYTFPPPVISHTSPTKVWRNKEGTSAYQVQETPVSQVVRKKTSSYVGLVLVLLRGLPGSGKSFLARTLQEDNPSGIILSTDDYFYINGQYQFDVKYLGEAHDWNQNRAKEAFEKKVSPIIIDNTNLQAWEMKPYVSLSQKHKYKVLFREPDTWWKFKPKELARRNIHGVSKEKITRMLEHYQRFVSVPIIMSSSVPEKIERVALCAYSCEDRNTSPRDNEDVTSEKEENILSSSLKHLELTEEKKLEVAKETILPENVTYLSNGDLNKGRTEISVTNSQNQSAFIQEVSDVYFSDSESKVQATESKREEQVELASEKEYSKTDADSFVERMSPSTCCGENNQEDYDLSDTVPFQNEKSSPGETLEERATVKKKAFGKQKSKSTLEKFPRHELSNFVGDWPVDKTIGQRAKRNRKTEKASSIQSDKKYNRPQSRKVLDNTLSANIDHIQQRESPNESIEDDKKSQYDDASESFNSCQYDTYKDTEKQSFNIVGDWPSSDSLAQREHRSRMPKDGLKEPNLEFGTNDSMNEIAFYIAHETCCWGTSPEELKTLGSSTLGSSETLPNKVTCENKTCPSKKIHRQHTSSLTSTNSGPTFPGVVGPQTSVEFPEGKPNTVPGIEEGMCTQTEPQDFALLWKIEKNKINVSDSVRVLTGQLDGFKPKAFNINTKLDVQETIPYRVMYDKSTYVEESELTSADESENLNILCKLFGSFSLEALKDLYERCNKDIIWATSLLLDSETKLCEDTEFENIQKSYDEAQIGPFSLGLNLKEIISQRGTLEDSSSVPEFSHGTAINNPDVQSTCDSEEGNSEQAEIRAITTEKPVLITGLFPNATLDLKNNNEVLPSSQVELPGLYNIKQSFPGTLKPTLAKDMSEMEKNLEATEIGDSIHSSLNLSDILNSVSSTSNLELNEELDFTDSLEIKKNENLPKDYMRFPNTEEFMNEDEQEMEKILMAESTFSAEVSEEDKTETLNPMPVMAKSLTIDCLELALPPELAFQLNELFGPVGIDSGSLTVEDCVVHIDLNLAKVIHEKWKESIMERQRQEEVSCGKFMQDPSLVGHIGLDNPEQKSSQKTGKKLLKTLAAPEMLPLLDHWNAQTKKVSLREIMSEEIALQEKHDLFLPIEENMFLRTLFTASHSVHFMRTHGRNFSQKREALMFEKDCATKLKEKQLFKIFPAINQNFLVDIFKDHNYSLEHTVQFLNCVLEGDPVKTVVAQEFVHPNENVTSHTTQKSKEKKAKKSKETEDIPSEPSFQDFEYPEYNDYRAEAFLHQQKRMECYSKAKEAYRMGKKHVATFYAQQGSLHEQKMKEANHLAAVEIFEKVNASLLPQNVLDLHGLHVDEAIEHLMTVLQQKTEEFKQNGGKSYLSVITGRGNHSQGGVARIKPAVIKYLTSHSFRFSEIKPGCLKVMLK